A single genomic interval of Brevundimonas diminuta harbors:
- a CDS encoding ribonuclease D, whose protein sequence is MTVYLHEGDLPDDLDLGSEVAIDSETMGLRFRRDPLCVVQLSSGDGNAHVVRLNRPAYDCPNLKRVLTDPAVTKIFHFGRFDIGMFLLHLGVETRPVYCTKIASKLARTYTDRHGLKDVVRETVGVDLSKAQQSSDWGAETLSQAQLDYAASDVLYLHAAKAKLDMMLAREGRTEMAAECFDFLPTRSALDLAGWDETDIFAHS, encoded by the coding sequence ATGACCGTTTACCTGCATGAGGGCGACCTGCCCGACGATCTGGACCTGGGGTCCGAGGTCGCCATCGATTCCGAGACGATGGGTCTGCGTTTCCGCCGCGATCCGCTGTGCGTGGTGCAGCTGTCGTCGGGCGACGGAAACGCCCATGTCGTGAGGCTGAACCGGCCCGCCTATGATTGTCCGAACCTGAAGCGGGTGCTGACCGATCCGGCGGTGACCAAGATCTTCCATTTCGGCCGGTTCGACATCGGCATGTTCCTGCTGCACCTCGGCGTCGAGACGCGTCCGGTCTATTGCACCAAGATCGCCTCCAAGCTGGCGCGCACCTATACCGACCGGCACGGGCTGAAGGACGTGGTGCGCGAGACGGTGGGCGTGGACCTGTCCAAGGCGCAGCAGTCCTCGGACTGGGGCGCCGAGACGCTGAGCCAGGCGCAGCTGGACTATGCGGCGTCGGACGTCCTTTATCTGCATGCGGCCAAGGCCAAGCTGGACATGATGCTGGCGCGCGAGGGGCGAACCGAAATGGCCGCTGAATGTTTCGACTTCCTGCCGACGCGGTCGGCGCTCGACCTGGCCGGCTGGGACGAGACCGACATCTTCGCCCACAGCTGA
- the rpoN gene encoding RNA polymerase factor sigma-54: protein MIGQRLEVRQGQGLVITPQLQQAIKLLQLSNLELEDFVEAELERNPLLQREEPEGETPEPVERVEAASDSEMSFGDGVADAAASSMDAGSDDVYGDAAPGERTSDRMTDEAQPGLSDWSSAGKGGQMFEGEGERPDAHELTLWEHLQAQASSAGLSPADHGIALTLIDATDEGGYLRGELAEFADRLGVPLARIEAVLGVCHGFEPTGIMARSVPECLKLQLIERNRFDPAMAALLDNLDLLAKRDLAGLRRVCEVDGEDLTDMIAELRALTPRPGAGFGGEPAQTVVPDVHVRPDPAGGWRVELNADTLPRLLVDKRYHGLVQAGARSDTEKTFVADCAAQANWLVKSLDQRAKTILKVSSEIVRQQDAFLAFGVEFLRPLNLKTVADAIGMHESTVSRVTSNKYIATPRGVFELKFFFTAAIQSVDGASTHSAEAVRHKIKSMIDGEGIEGDVLSDDRIVEILKETGIDIARRTVAKYREALRIPSSVERRRMMKTG from the coding sequence GTGATCGGGCAAAGGTTAGAGGTCAGGCAGGGGCAGGGGCTGGTCATTACGCCCCAGCTGCAGCAGGCGATCAAGCTGCTGCAACTGTCGAACCTCGAGCTGGAGGACTTCGTCGAGGCCGAACTGGAGCGCAATCCGCTGCTGCAACGCGAGGAACCGGAAGGCGAGACGCCCGAGCCGGTCGAGCGCGTCGAGGCGGCTTCGGATAGCGAAATGTCCTTCGGCGACGGGGTCGCGGACGCAGCGGCGTCTTCGATGGACGCCGGTTCCGACGACGTCTACGGCGACGCGGCGCCCGGCGAGCGCACCAGCGACCGGATGACCGACGAGGCTCAGCCGGGGCTGTCGGACTGGTCCAGCGCCGGCAAGGGCGGCCAGATGTTCGAAGGCGAGGGCGAGCGGCCCGACGCGCACGAGCTGACCCTGTGGGAGCATCTTCAGGCCCAGGCGTCGAGCGCGGGCCTGTCGCCAGCGGACCACGGCATCGCCCTGACCCTGATCGATGCGACGGACGAGGGCGGCTATCTGCGCGGGGAACTGGCCGAGTTCGCCGACCGGCTGGGCGTGCCGCTGGCGCGGATCGAGGCGGTGCTGGGCGTCTGTCACGGCTTTGAGCCCACCGGGATCATGGCGCGGTCGGTGCCGGAATGCCTGAAGTTGCAGCTGATCGAGCGCAATCGGTTCGATCCGGCGATGGCGGCCCTGCTGGACAATCTGGACCTGCTGGCCAAGCGCGATCTGGCGGGCCTGCGCCGCGTCTGCGAGGTCGATGGCGAAGATTTGACCGACATGATCGCCGAACTGCGGGCGCTGACGCCGCGTCCGGGCGCAGGCTTCGGCGGCGAGCCGGCGCAGACGGTCGTGCCGGACGTGCATGTGCGGCCAGACCCTGCCGGCGGCTGGCGGGTCGAGCTGAACGCCGACACCCTGCCGCGCCTGTTGGTCGACAAACGCTATCACGGCCTGGTCCAGGCCGGCGCGCGATCGGATACCGAAAAGACCTTCGTCGCCGACTGCGCCGCCCAGGCCAACTGGCTGGTCAAGTCGCTGGATCAGCGGGCCAAGACCATTCTGAAGGTCTCGTCCGAGATCGTGCGCCAGCAGGACGCCTTCCTGGCCTTCGGCGTCGAGTTTCTGAGGCCGCTCAATCTGAAGACCGTCGCCGACGCCATCGGCATGCACGAATCCACGGTCAGCCGCGTCACATCGAACAAATATATCGCCACGCCGCGGGGCGTGTTTGAGCTGAAATTCTTCTTCACGGCCGCCATCCAGTCGGTGGACGGCGCATCGACCCATTCGGCCGAAGCCGTCCGTCACAAGATCAAATCCATGATCGACGGCGAGGGGATCGAGGGCGACGTTTTGTCCGACGACCGGATCGTGGAAATCCTGAAGGAAACGGGCATCGACATCGCGCGCCGCACGGTGGCCAAATATCGGGAAGCCTTGAGGATTCCGTCCTCGGTCGAGCGCCGCCGGATGATGAAGACCGGCTGA
- a CDS encoding Hsp20 family protein, with product MTTTRTLLFDSPFLLGFDHTRALIDRAAKAAAESYPPYNVEQIGDAGVRISLAVAGFAPDELAITLDGRQLTIAGKRDDAGRGEQAFLHRGIAARGFVRNFVLADGLEVEGAQLEHGLLHVDLIRPEAERQVRRIPITAG from the coding sequence ATGACGACAACGCGCACCCTACTGTTCGACAGCCCCTTTCTGCTGGGCTTCGACCACACCCGCGCCCTGATCGACCGCGCCGCCAAGGCTGCGGCCGAAAGCTATCCGCCCTATAATGTCGAACAGATCGGCGATGCGGGCGTCCGCATCAGCTTGGCCGTCGCCGGGTTCGCGCCGGACGAGCTGGCCATCACCCTGGACGGCCGCCAGCTGACCATCGCCGGCAAGCGCGACGATGCTGGCAGGGGCGAACAGGCCTTTCTGCATCGCGGCATCGCGGCGCGCGGCTTCGTGCGAAACTTCGTCCTGGCCGACGGGCTGGAGGTCGAGGGCGCCCAGCTGGAGCATGGCCTGCTGCACGTCGATCTGATCCGGCCCGAGGCCGAGCGTCAGGTGCGACGTATTCCAATCACGGCTGGCTGA
- the hpf gene encoding ribosome hibernation-promoting factor, HPF/YfiA family: MQVQVSGKQVDVGEALGSRISQELEDGVGKYFARGGEDAEVVVSKDGHNFKVDCWVRLASGQTLVTTGMGGDAHSAFTEALDRLEKRVRRYKRRLKDHHIGPKGLSPEKTENAAREVARSIVLRDPDSVEDDVFGDTGENDGPPPVGMVIAETEHEIRTITVGRAVLELDMTGYPVVLFRNAAHGGLAVVYRRPDGNVGWIDPERTAKANGSVN; encoded by the coding sequence ATGCAAGTCCAAGTCAGCGGCAAGCAAGTGGATGTCGGCGAAGCGTTAGGCTCGCGCATCTCCCAGGAACTCGAAGACGGGGTCGGAAAATACTTCGCCCGAGGCGGTGAAGACGCCGAGGTCGTGGTGTCCAAGGACGGCCACAACTTCAAGGTAGACTGTTGGGTCCGCCTCGCGTCGGGCCAGACCCTGGTGACGACCGGCATGGGCGGCGACGCCCATTCGGCCTTCACCGAGGCGCTGGATCGGCTCGAAAAGCGGGTTCGCCGCTACAAGCGTCGGCTCAAGGATCACCACATCGGACCGAAGGGTCTGTCGCCCGAGAAGACCGAAAACGCCGCCCGTGAAGTCGCACGCAGCATCGTGCTGCGTGATCCCGACAGCGTGGAAGATGATGTCTTCGGCGACACCGGCGAGAACGACGGCCCGCCGCCGGTGGGCATGGTCATCGCCGAAACCGAGCACGAAATCCGCACCATCACGGTCGGACGGGCCGTGCTGGAGCTGGACATGACGGGCTATCCGGTCGTGCTGTTCCGCAATGCTGCCCACGGTGGGCTGGCGGTCGTCTATCGGCGCCCGGACGGCAATGTCGGATGGATCGATCCCGAACGGACGGCCAAGGCCAACGGTTCGGTGAACTAA
- a CDS encoding WecB/TagA/CpsF family glycosyltransferase translates to MADPSLSPPAPERFATERRARPRAPFRQNRRARERVTILGQPMDLVKPDEVLHHIQQAVRQGAKSLIANHNLHSLYLMQERPELGAFYDRADLIEVDSTPLLAFSRALGLHSRGFHRCTYLDWRDHFWSVANREGWRVLSVGGAPGVGDEAARRLKARYPDADIAIHHGFFDARPGSSENAAVLDRITGFQPHILFVGMGMPRQELWIADNFERLPDCVILSVGAAFDYEAGVQNAAPRWMGRAGIEWAYRLLHDPKRLFVRYCVEPWTLLPLAFRDIQKARGRNR, encoded by the coding sequence ATGGCGGACCCGTCTCTCAGCCCCCCTGCGCCAGAGCGCTTCGCCACGGAGCGCCGCGCCCGGCCGCGCGCGCCGTTCCGCCAGAACCGCCGCGCCCGCGAGCGGGTCACGATCCTGGGTCAACCGATGGATCTGGTGAAGCCCGACGAGGTGCTGCACCATATTCAGCAGGCGGTGCGACAGGGCGCAAAGAGCCTGATCGCCAATCACAATCTTCACAGCCTGTATCTGATGCAGGAGCGGCCTGAACTCGGCGCCTTCTACGACAGGGCCGATCTGATCGAGGTCGATTCGACGCCGCTTCTGGCCTTCTCGCGCGCCCTGGGCCTGCACAGCCGGGGCTTTCACCGCTGCACCTATCTGGATTGGCGCGACCATTTCTGGAGCGTCGCGAACCGCGAGGGCTGGCGCGTCCTGTCCGTCGGCGGCGCGCCCGGCGTCGGCGACGAGGCGGCTCGCCGGCTGAAGGCCCGCTATCCCGACGCCGACATCGCCATCCACCACGGCTTTTTCGACGCCCGGCCCGGTTCGTCCGAGAACGCCGCCGTCCTGGATCGGATCACGGGCTTTCAGCCCCACATCCTGTTCGTCGGCATGGGGATGCCGCGCCAGGAGTTGTGGATCGCCGACAACTTCGAGCGCCTGCCCGATTGCGTCATCCTGTCGGTCGGCGCCGCCTTCGACTATGAGGCGGGCGTCCAGAACGCGGCCCCGCGCTGGATGGGACGCGCCGGCATCGAATGGGCCTATCGCCTGCTGCATGATCCTAAACGGCTGTTCGTCCGCTACTGCGTCGAGCCCTGGACGCTCCTCCCGCTGGCCTTTCGCGACATCCAAAAGGCCAGAGGTCGCAACCGCTGA
- the lptB gene encoding LPS export ABC transporter ATP-binding protein translates to MARKELSALNLDERPQPAAVAPAPAEKGLRVMNLARSFGQRQVVRDVSLTVQRGEVAGLLGPNGAGKTTCFYMITGLIPPDSGAIWLDGENITGQPMYQRSRMGLGYLAQEASIFRGMTVEQNVKAVVELNYPRDQIRAETDRLLNELHIDHLRHARATALSGGERRRVEIARALAGRPSFMLLDEPFAGIDPLAIADIRTVIRYLASQGIGVLITDHNVRETLDITDRVSIISNGAVLFEGTSDEAIHDAEVRRVYLGENYI, encoded by the coding sequence TTGGCGCGCAAGGAACTGTCAGCCCTGAATCTGGATGAGCGGCCGCAACCGGCCGCCGTAGCGCCCGCGCCTGCGGAAAAAGGCCTGCGGGTGATGAACCTGGCCCGGTCGTTCGGCCAGCGTCAGGTCGTGCGCGACGTGTCCCTGACGGTGCAGCGCGGCGAGGTCGCGGGCCTGCTGGGTCCCAACGGGGCCGGCAAGACCACCTGCTTCTACATGATCACCGGCCTGATCCCGCCGGATTCGGGCGCGATCTGGCTGGACGGCGAGAACATCACCGGCCAGCCGATGTATCAGCGCAGCCGCATGGGCCTGGGCTATCTGGCGCAGGAGGCCTCGATCTTTCGCGGCATGACGGTCGAGCAGAACGTCAAGGCGGTGGTCGAGCTGAACTATCCCCGTGACCAGATCCGCGCCGAGACCGACCGGCTGCTGAACGAACTGCACATCGACCATCTGCGCCATGCGCGGGCCACCGCACTGTCGGGCGGCGAGCGTCGGCGAGTGGAGATCGCGCGGGCGCTGGCCGGACGGCCGTCCTTCATGCTGCTGGACGAACCCTTCGCCGGCATCGACCCCCTGGCCATCGCCGACATCCGCACCGTGATCCGCTATCTGGCCAGCCAGGGCATCGGCGTGCTGATCACCGACCACAATGTGCGCGAGACCCTGGATATCACTGACCGGGTGTCGATCATCTCGAACGGCGCGGTGCTGTTCGAAGGCACGTCCGACGAGGCGATCCACGACGCTGAAGTGCGCCGGGTGTATCTGGGCGAAAACTACATCTGA
- a CDS encoding polysaccharide biosynthesis/export family protein, which produces MTVGARRGIGLLVAILSLGLTAFTPQTVSDYRLASADKVRIDVFGEAALGGEFVIDANGRIALPLIGEIQAAGLTGAQLQDAVAQALSQGYLNQPRVTAQVLTYRPIYILGEVNRPGEYPYLPDLTVLNAVATAQGFTYRANTRRVFVRRAGSQIEEAQPLTADARVSPGDTLRIGERYF; this is translated from the coding sequence ATGACAGTGGGGGCAAGAAGAGGCATCGGCCTGCTGGTCGCGATCCTGTCGCTAGGCCTGACGGCTTTCACGCCTCAGACTGTCTCCGACTACCGCCTCGCCTCCGCCGACAAGGTACGCATCGACGTCTTCGGCGAGGCGGCGCTGGGCGGCGAGTTCGTCATCGACGCCAACGGCCGGATCGCCCTGCCCCTGATCGGCGAGATCCAGGCCGCCGGCCTGACGGGCGCCCAGCTTCAGGACGCCGTCGCTCAGGCCTTGAGCCAGGGCTATCTGAACCAGCCGCGCGTCACCGCCCAGGTCCTGACCTATCGGCCGATCTACATTCTGGGCGAGGTCAACCGGCCGGGAGAATACCCCTATCTGCCGGACCTGACGGTGCTGAACGCCGTGGCGACGGCTCAGGGCTTCACCTATCGCGCCAACACGCGCCGCGTCTTCGTGCGTCGCGCCGGATCACAGATCGAAGAGGCCCAGCCGCTGACCGCCGATGCGCGCGTTTCGCCCGGCGACACGCTGCGGATCGGCGAACGCTACTTCTGA
- the lptC gene encoding LPS export ABC transporter periplasmic protein LptC, translating to MTEHGEQSRIEADEARVALAGARWRARSRRVKLYRRVLPIVILVLAGGALTWTVFRTVMSGVERKASQSQEVRLDAPLFHGQDAQGRAFTVGAQGAVRDPNTGKFKLIGPALKLNLGGRKVTELTADGGTYDEQAKTVTIGPNVRISDGGTGFVLTTPEAVVDTSTGNVTGSKGVQGSGPIGTINASSYAIYDQGQRVVFDGAGDNKVKGVLTPKGSGG from the coding sequence TTGACCGAACACGGCGAACAGTCCCGTATCGAGGCCGACGAGGCCAGGGTCGCCCTGGCCGGCGCCCGCTGGCGCGCGCGCTCGCGCCGGGTGAAGCTGTATCGCCGTGTCCTGCCGATCGTCATCCTGGTGCTTGCGGGCGGCGCCCTGACCTGGACCGTGTTCCGCACCGTCATGTCGGGGGTGGAGCGCAAGGCCAGCCAGAGCCAGGAAGTCCGGCTGGACGCCCCCCTGTTCCACGGCCAGGACGCGCAAGGCCGCGCTTTCACCGTCGGCGCGCAAGGCGCCGTGCGCGACCCCAATACCGGAAAGTTCAAACTGATCGGCCCGGCGCTGAAGCTGAACCTGGGCGGACGCAAGGTCACCGAACTGACCGCCGACGGCGGCACTTACGATGAGCAGGCCAAGACGGTGACGATCGGTCCGAACGTGCGCATTTCAGACGGGGGCACGGGCTTTGTCCTGACCACGCCCGAGGCGGTGGTCGACACCTCGACCGGAAACGTCACCGGTTCAAAGGGCGTTCAGGGTTCCGGCCCTATTGGAACCATCAACGCATCGTCCTATGCGATCTACGATCAGGGACAGCGCGTCGTATTTGACGGCGCAGGCGACAACAAGGTGAAGGGCGTTCTGACGCCCAAGGGGTCAGGCGGATGA
- the ptsN gene encoding PTS IIA-like nitrogen regulatory protein PtsN, with protein MDIGDLLAPKGVVLRSGASSKRQALHALAEAASHALGLDEARIFDALMERETLGSTGLGSGVAVPHARLTEVDKVTAVFVRLDTPVAYDAVDDRPVDLIVGLFAPPKAGAEHLRALAAVSRALRSPELREQLRQARTTDAIRALFVKDATAATAA; from the coding sequence ATGGACATCGGTGATCTGCTCGCGCCCAAGGGCGTGGTGCTGCGCAGCGGCGCGTCGTCCAAGCGACAGGCGCTTCACGCGCTAGCCGAGGCGGCGTCGCATGCGCTGGGTCTGGATGAAGCCCGTATCTTCGACGCCTTGATGGAACGCGAGACGCTGGGATCGACCGGGCTGGGGTCCGGGGTCGCCGTGCCGCACGCGCGTCTCACCGAGGTCGATAAGGTGACGGCGGTGTTCGTGCGGCTGGATACGCCTGTGGCCTATGATGCGGTGGACGACCGTCCGGTCGATCTGATCGTGGGCCTGTTCGCCCCGCCCAAGGCGGGCGCCGAGCATCTCAGGGCTTTGGCGGCGGTTTCGCGCGCGCTGCGGTCGCCCGAACTGCGTGAGCAGCTGAGACAGGCGCGCACGACCGATGCGATCCGCGCCCTTTTCGTCAAGGACGCCACGGCCGCGACAGCGGCTTGA
- a CDS encoding FliO/MopB family protein, with product MNFLDLARAVFGLAFTLGLIGIAAWAARRYAPQILARLNAERGERRLQVVETLVLDPARRLVLVRVDDEERLILLGEGRELIEPRQPSLSKMGGGQ from the coding sequence ATGAATTTCCTCGATCTCGCCCGGGCGGTCTTCGGCCTGGCCTTCACCCTCGGCCTGATCGGGATCGCGGCCTGGGCTGCGCGCCGCTATGCGCCGCAAATCCTGGCCCGGCTGAACGCCGAGCGCGGCGAGCGCCGGCTTCAGGTCGTCGAGACCCTGGTGCTGGACCCCGCCCGTCGCCTCGTTCTGGTCCGCGTCGATGATGAGGAACGGCTGATTCTGCTGGGCGAAGGCCGCGAACTGATCGAGCCGCGTCAGCCCTCTCTCAGCAAAATGGGAGGCGGCCAGTGA
- a CDS encoding FAD/NAD(P)-binding protein: MPQQNGLHVAIIGAGFSGLLTAVNLLKASRDVRVTLIERRGVFGPGTAYDTGNPGHLLNVRLDNMSAFPDQPSHLADWLAEQPSWRAQDGFITRGVYGDYLQALLDEALDDAPDRLNLIGAEAQSIDRQDDSWRILTSDGEVATDQVVLALGNLEPASPPGVEDAVRASSAYVENPWRFDPQTARDARNVLLIGSGLTMVDAAITLRRPGRRLTALSRHGLLPRAHATVPPTPYVGAFSGSPAEILRQIRAATAEADWRAVFDRLRHSARDIWRGWSRVERSRFLRHLRPLWDVHRHRLSPGPARDIHSMLAGGELTILAGKLTELKATDVIEVSWRPRGKKRAIKERFDLVVNCTGPLGVISKSTEPMIRDILDKGYGRPDPLGLGLQVDDEGGLLDGAGAPARGLHAIGPLTRGAFWEMTAVPDLRGQASDLAARILSHRP, translated from the coding sequence GTGCCGCAGCAGAATGGACTGCATGTCGCCATCATCGGCGCGGGTTTCAGCGGCCTGCTGACCGCCGTCAATCTGCTGAAGGCCTCGCGCGATGTGCGCGTCACCCTGATCGAACGGCGCGGCGTTTTCGGTCCCGGCACCGCCTATGACACCGGAAATCCCGGCCATCTGCTGAACGTCCGCCTGGATAATATGAGCGCCTTTCCCGACCAGCCCAGCCATCTCGCCGACTGGTTGGCCGAACAGCCCTCGTGGCGCGCTCAGGACGGCTTCATCACCCGTGGCGTCTATGGCGACTATCTTCAGGCCCTGCTGGACGAGGCGCTGGACGACGCCCCCGACCGACTGAACCTGATCGGCGCCGAGGCTCAGTCCATCGATCGCCAGGACGACAGTTGGCGGATCCTGACCAGCGACGGCGAGGTCGCGACCGATCAGGTCGTGCTGGCGCTGGGCAATCTGGAGCCCGCCTCGCCCCCCGGCGTCGAGGACGCGGTGCGCGCCTCCTCCGCCTATGTCGAAAACCCCTGGCGATTCGATCCCCAGACGGCGCGCGACGCCCGCAACGTCCTGCTGATCGGGTCGGGCCTGACGATGGTGGATGCGGCCATCACCCTGCGCCGACCAGGACGCCGCCTGACCGCCCTGTCGCGCCACGGCCTTCTGCCCCGCGCCCACGCGACCGTTCCGCCCACGCCCTATGTCGGCGCCTTTTCAGGCAGCCCGGCCGAAATCCTGCGTCAGATCCGCGCCGCGACGGCCGAGGCCGATTGGCGCGCCGTGTTCGACCGCCTGCGCCATTCCGCGCGCGACATCTGGCGCGGCTGGTCGCGGGTCGAGCGCAGCCGCTTTCTGCGCCATCTGCGCCCCCTGTGGGACGTGCATCGCCACCGTTTGTCGCCCGGCCCGGCGCGCGACATCCATTCCATGCTGGCCGGCGGGGAGCTGACGATCCTGGCCGGCAAGCTGACCGAGCTGAAAGCGACCGACGTCATAGAGGTCTCGTGGCGTCCGCGCGGAAAGAAACGCGCCATCAAGGAGCGGTTCGATCTGGTCGTGAACTGCACCGGGCCGCTGGGCGTGATCTCCAAGAGCACCGAACCGATGATCCGCGACATCCTGGACAAGGGTTACGGTCGCCCCGATCCCCTGGGCCTGGGCCTGCAGGTCGATGACGAGGGCGGCCTGCTGGACGGCGCGGGCGCCCCCGCGCGCGGTCTTCACGCCATCGGCCCCCTGACGCGCGGCGCCTTCTGGGAAATGACGGCCGTGCCCGACCTGCGCGGCCAGGCCAGCGATCTCGCCGCCCGTATCCTGTCGCACCGCCCCTAG
- a CDS encoding DUF1150 family protein, translated as MTPMTMTKEDFAGLGAPDLVYVREIKASDLLEEAVEIKDVDLNPGQMLYAVHSADGERLAVMIDRDTAFAAAVAHELEPVSVH; from the coding sequence ATGACGCCGATGACGATGACCAAGGAAGACTTTGCCGGACTGGGCGCCCCCGACCTGGTGTATGTGCGCGAGATCAAGGCCTCGGACCTGCTGGAAGAGGCGGTCGAGATCAAGGACGTGGATCTGAATCCCGGCCAAATGCTCTATGCCGTTCACAGCGCCGACGGCGAGCGTCTGGCGGTCATGATCGACCGCGACACCGCCTTCGCCGCCGCCGTGGCGCACGAGCTGGAGCCGGTTTCCGTTCACTGA
- a CDS encoding LptA/OstA family protein: MIVTKISKTLAVFAAAAVVGMPALVDAQAQATNQPVAYGADAVEYAPNRIILRGRAEATQGGNRFRADTLTLVSGEGGDLQRAEASGTVYFVTPDQSMRGDRAVYNLGNGEIVVTGNVILTQGKNVLTGSRLVYNINTETARMDGAPRGAAGSRVQGVFYPNSN, from the coding sequence ATGATCGTGACGAAGATTTCTAAGACGCTGGCCGTCTTCGCGGCGGCGGCCGTCGTAGGCATGCCGGCCCTGGTCGATGCCCAAGCCCAGGCGACCAATCAGCCCGTCGCCTATGGCGCGGACGCGGTCGAATACGCCCCCAACCGCATCATCCTGCGCGGCCGGGCCGAGGCGACGCAGGGCGGCAATCGCTTTCGCGCCGACACCCTGACCCTGGTCAGCGGCGAGGGCGGCGATCTGCAACGCGCCGAGGCCAGCGGGACCGTCTATTTCGTGACGCCGGACCAATCGATGCGCGGCGACCGGGCCGTCTATAATCTGGGCAATGGCGAGATCGTGGTGACGGGCAATGTCATCCTGACCCAGGGCAAGAACGTCCTGACCGGCTCGCGCCTGGTCTACAACATCAACACCGAGACCGCCCGCATGGACGGCGCGCCGCGCGGCGCCGCCGGAAGCCGCGTGCAGGGCGTCTTCTATCCCAACTCGAACTGA
- the flgC gene encoding flagellar basal body rod protein FlgC, with protein MPDPIPPSNSAMAVAASALKAQQSRMRVIAENIANAQSTARTPGGEPYRRQIPVFQAREVDGATGVTLAEVRPDQGDFKMDYDPSHPAANAQGYVMRPNVDTLVEAMDMREAQRAYEANLNVIETARSMDSRTLDIIKR; from the coding sequence ATGCCTGATCCCATCCCCCCTTCGAACAGCGCCATGGCGGTGGCGGCCTCGGCCCTGAAGGCGCAGCAGTCGCGCATGCGCGTGATCGCCGAGAACATCGCCAACGCCCAGTCGACGGCGCGCACGCCGGGCGGCGAGCCCTATCGCCGCCAGATTCCGGTCTTCCAGGCGCGCGAGGTCGATGGGGCGACCGGCGTCACCCTGGCCGAGGTCCGGCCCGACCAGGGCGACTTCAAGATGGACTATGACCCGTCGCACCCGGCCGCAAACGCGCAGGGCTATGTGATGCGGCCCAATGTCGACACCCTGGTCGAGGCGATGGACATGCGCGAGGCGCAGCGCGCCTATGAGGCCAATCTGAACGTCATCGAGACGGCGCGGTCGATGGACAGCCGCACCCTCGACATTATCAAACGCTGA
- the flgB gene encoding flagellar basal body rod protein FlgB: MGVADIPLLGQIKGRLGWLDARQRVIAENVANADTPGFVGRDLKQPIDFAAAMRSGGGLQMVRTNAAHIAPAGSPVRFAPTKAPDSETTLDGNSVVVEEQMLKMAESRMAYDAAIGFYQKSMSMIRMAAKRPGA; this comes from the coding sequence ATGGGCGTCGCCGACATACCGCTGCTGGGGCAGATCAAGGGCCGGCTGGGCTGGCTGGACGCCCGCCAGCGGGTCATCGCCGAGAACGTCGCCAACGCCGATACGCCGGGCTTCGTCGGGCGTGATCTAAAACAGCCGATCGACTTCGCCGCGGCCATGCGCTCGGGCGGGGGTCTGCAGATGGTGCGCACCAATGCCGCCCATATCGCGCCGGCCGGTTCGCCGGTGCGGTTCGCTCCGACCAAGGCGCCCGATTCGGAGACCACGCTGGACGGCAACTCGGTGGTGGTCGAAGAGCAGATGCTGAAGATGGCCGAGAGCCGCATGGCCTATGACGCCGCCATCGGCTTCTACCAGAAATCCATGTCCATGATCCGCATGGCCGCCAAGCGGCCGGGCGCCTGA
- a CDS encoding flagellar hook-basal body complex protein FliE — protein sequence MNPMMAAKAYAAVQGGAMPTAAQAPGVGDGGFADLVKNAMSDMTQQSRAAETQMTRSVQGQGNLIDVVTALSSAEASLETVISVRDQVISAYKEIMAMPI from the coding sequence ATGAATCCGATGATGGCCGCCAAGGCCTATGCCGCCGTTCAGGGCGGCGCCATGCCGACAGCAGCCCAGGCGCCCGGCGTCGGGGACGGCGGCTTCGCCGACCTGGTCAAGAACGCCATGAGCGACATGACCCAGCAGTCGCGCGCGGCCGAAACCCAGATGACCCGCTCGGTCCAGGGCCAGGGCAATCTGATCGACGTGGTCACGGCGCTGAGCTCGGCCGAGGCGTCGCTGGAGACGGTGATCTCGGTCCGCGATCAGGTGATTTCCGCCTATAAGGAAATCATGGCGATGCCGATCTGA